In a single window of the Bufo bufo chromosome 5, aBufBuf1.1, whole genome shotgun sequence genome:
- the HIGD1A gene encoding HIG1 domain family member 1A, mitochondrial produces MASSAGDVLPTYDLGETQTSKLMKKSKESPFVPVGIAGFLGVVAYGLYRLRHRGDTKMSVHLIHMRVGAQGFIVGAMTCGVLYSMYKEYLAKPKE; encoded by the exons ATGGCTTCCAGCGCAGGCGACGTCCTCCCCACTTATGACCTCGGTGAGACTCAGACGTCAAAACTGATGAAGAAGTCCAAGGAGTCTCCGTTTGTGCCCGTGG GAATTGCCGGCTTTCTTGGCGTTGTGGCTTATGGACTGTACAGACTAAGACATCGGGGAGACACCAAGATGTCCGTGCACCTCATACACATGCGTGTGGGGGCCCAGGGGTTCATCGTGGGTGCAATGACCTGTG GTGTGCTCTACTCCATGTACAAGGAGTATCTGGCCAAGCCCAAGGAGTAG